A window from bacterium encodes these proteins:
- a CDS encoding efflux RND transporter permease subunit — protein MHRVVGVPDQSRRSDADRLAAVRGAARPRVRPIIMTTFAMIFGMLPMALGVDPGGGQRSRSASWWSAGC, from the coding sequence CTGCATCGCGTCGTAGGGGTCCCCGACCAATCGAGGAGGAGTGACGCGGACCGGCTCGCCGCCGTACGCGGAGCCGCGAGGCCGCGGGTCCGGCCGATCATCATGACGACGTTTGCGATGATCTTCGGGATGCTGCCGATGGCCCTGGGGGTCGACCCTGGCGGCGGTCAGCGGTCCCGCTCGGCGTCGTGGTGGTCGGCGGGCTGCTGA
- a CDS encoding SDR family oxidoreductase: MNGIGGPASGGVVLVTGGSRGIGAAVARLAGARGYTVAVNYTRDEDAARRVVEEIARGGGRAEAIRGDVSREADVVDAFERTGHALGPVTALVNNAGVAGRPGRLEALSADEVWRLLSINVAGTILCAREAVRRMSTRHGGGGGAIVNVSSAAARLGGAGEWVHYAATKGAVDSFTIGLAREVAAEGIRVNAVRPGLIETEIHATAGDPGRLERLAPTVPVGRAGTAGEVAEAILWLLSPAASYTTGAILDVTGGR, from the coding sequence CGCCAGCGGCGGGGTGGTGTTGGTCACCGGGGGCAGCCGCGGCATCGGCGCGGCGGTCGCGCGACTCGCCGGGGCCCGAGGATACACCGTCGCCGTCAACTACACCCGTGACGAAGACGCCGCGCGCCGTGTCGTAGAGGAGATCGCGCGGGGCGGCGGGCGGGCCGAGGCGATCCGGGGTGACGTGTCGCGGGAAGCCGATGTGGTCGACGCGTTCGAACGCACCGGACACGCGCTCGGGCCGGTGACGGCGCTCGTAAACAACGCCGGCGTGGCCGGCCGGCCCGGGCGGTTGGAGGCCCTGAGCGCGGACGAGGTGTGGCGCCTGCTCAGCATCAACGTCGCGGGGACCATCCTGTGCGCCCGCGAGGCGGTGCGCCGGATGTCGACGCGCCACGGCGGCGGCGGCGGCGCCATCGTCAATGTCTCTTCCGCGGCGGCGCGCCTCGGGGGCGCGGGCGAGTGGGTGCACTACGCCGCGACCAAGGGCGCCGTGGACAGCTTCACGATCGGCCTCGCACGCGAGGTTGCCGCGGAGGGGATCCGCGTCAACGCCGTGCGTCCCGGCCTGATCGAAACGGAGATCCACGCAACCGCCGGCGACCCCGGCCGCCTCGAGCGGCTCGCCCCGACGGTGCCGGTCGGGCGGGCGGGCACCGCCGGGGAGGTCGCGGAGGCGATCCTCTGGTTGCTGTCCCCGGCGGCGTCCTATACGACCGGCGCGATCCTCGACGTCACCGGGGGTCGGTGA